From Pseudomonas arsenicoxydans:
TGACGTCGGCGGTCAGCTGGATCAGGTAACCGGAGACGAATCGAGCCGCGAGGCCGAGATTTCGTAGCAGCTGCACCAGCAACCACGCCGAGTCGCGACACGAGCCAGAGGCATGTTCGAGGGTGTGTTCCGGCGTCTGCACGCCCGGCTCCATGCGGATCAGGTAGCCGATGTCTTCGCTCAAACGCTGGTTGAGCGCCACGAGGAAATCCACGCTGGGCAGCGGCGTGCGGTCGATGCCGTCCAGATAGGCCTTGAACTTCGGCGTCAGGGGCAAGGTTTCCAGATAAGGCGCCAGTTCCTTGCGCTCATCGGCGGCATAGGTGAACGGGATCTTTTCCGCGTAGGGTTCAAGGAAGAAGTCGAAGGGATTGAACACCGCCATCTCCGCCAGCAGATCAACTTCGATCCGTAGCTCGGAGGTTTTTTCCGGGAACACCAATCGCGCCAGGTAATTGCCCTGGGGGTCCTGCTGCCAGTTGATAAAGTGCTGCTCGGGCGAGACTTTCAGCGCATAGGAGAGAATCCGCGTGCGGCTGTGGGCGGCCGGGCGCAGGCGAACGATCTGCGGACCGAGCTCGACAGCGCGGTCGTAGCGGTAATGCGTGACGTGGTGCAATGCGACATGAATCGACACGGCGTGCCTCCTGCGAGCCTTAAGCGTATTGGAAAGCGCGCAAGACTTATGCCATCCCGTGGCGCTGGCGCTTTCTTCCGTTGCTTGAGGCAGTACAGCACCAAAATCGGGCGATGCGGGAAATTGGTTTGGCCCAGTTGCACGAAAATGTCGCGGCTGAGGGGCTGTGAGACAACACAGATTCCGACCCGACGCCCGATTTTCCCCAACGCAGAAACGCAAAACGCCAACCCTAAGGTTGGCGTTCTGTTCAGCTCAAGCGAGGTTTAGCGCGGTACGACCGGCTTGCGGGCAGGTTTCGGACCTTTGCCTTTCGCCGCGTCCTTGCGTTCCTTGGCCGCCTGCTGGTTGCGGGCGAACGCCGCAGCCTTGGCCTGTTCACGCTTGTCCCACGGGTTACCGCCATCGCTGGCGCGTGGTGGCAGGCCGGTGTGCTGGGTCAGGATCTTGGTGGTCTTCTCACCAGCGACTTTGTGGCTGCCAGCCGGCGTCGAGTTCTTGCGACGGGCGCTCTGGTAGCTGTCGGTCGCGGGCTGATGCAACGGAATCAACTGATTCTTGCCCGGCCCGATCAGGTCGGCGCGGCCCATGCGGGTCAACGCTTCACGCAGCATCGGCCAGCCTTTCGGATCGTGATACCGCAAGAACGCCTTGTGCAGACGACGCTGCTCTTCGCTCTTGACGATGGTCACCGCATCGCTCTTGTACGTCACCTTGCGCAGCGGGTTTTTGCCCGAGTGGTACATCGCGGTGGCGGTGGCCATCGGCGACGGGTAGAACGCCTGCACCTGGTCGGCACGGAAGCCGTTGCCCTTGAGCCACAGGGCCAGGTTCATCATGTCTTCGTCGGTGGTGCCCGGGTGGGCAGCGATGAAGTACGGAATCAGGTACTGCTCTTTCCCGGCTTCCTTGGAGTACTTCTCGAACATGCGCTTGAACTTGTCATAGCTGCCGATGCCCGGTTTCATCATCTGGTTGAGCGGACCTTCCTCGGTGTGTTCCGGGGCGATCTTCAGGTAACCACCCACGTGATGGGTCACCAGCTCCTTGACGTATTCCGGCGACTCGACCGCGAGGTCGTAACGCAGACCGGAAGCGATCAGGATCTTCTTCACACCCGGCAGCGCACGTGCGCTGCGATACAGCTGGATCAGCGACGAGTGGTCGGTGTTCAAGTTCGGGCAAATCCCCGGGAACACGCACGATGGCTTACGGCACGCGGATTCGATTTCCGGGCTCTTGCAGGCGATGCGGTACATGTTAGCGGTCGGGCCGCCGAGGTCGGAAATGACGCCGGTAAAGCCTGGAACCTTGTCGCGGATCTCTTCGATTTCGCGAATGATCGACTCTTCGGAACGGTTCTGGATGATCCGACCTTCGTGCTCAGTGATCGAGCAGAAGGTGCAGCCACCGAAGCAGCCACGCATGATGTTCACCGAGAAGCGGATCATGTCGTAGGCCGGGATTTTTTCCTTGCCGTACGCCGGGTGTGGAACGCGGGCATAAGGCATGCCGAACACGTAGTCCATTTCTTCGGTGGTCATCGGAATCGGCGGCGGGTTGAACCAGACGTCGACTTCGCCGTGCTTCTGCACCAGCGCACGGGCGTTGCCCGGGTTGGTTTCCAGGTGAAGCACGCGGTTGGCGTGAGCGTACAGAACGGCGTCGCCGCGAACCTTTTCTACCGATGGCAGACGGATCACGGTCTTGTCGCGGGTCATCCGAGGGCTTGCCAGAATCTGCACGACCTTGGCTTCTTCCGGATCTTCAACCGGTCCCTTTTCCTGCTCGATGGCGCAGGCCTGGGTATCCTGGGTGTTGACGTACGGGTTGATGATCTTGTCGATCTTGCCCGGACGGTCGATGCGTGTGGAGTCGACTTCGTACCAGCCTTGCGGCGTATCGCGACGAATGAACGCGGTGCCGCGCACGTCGGTGATGTCTTCGATCTTGTGACCGTAGGACAGACGC
This genomic window contains:
- a CDS encoding YgiQ family radical SAM protein gives rise to the protein MQTAKPLFDYPKYWAECFGPAPFLPMSREEMDQLGWDSCDIIIVTGDAYVDHPSFGMAIIGRLLESQGFRVGIIAQPNWQSKDDFMKLGEPNLFFGVAAGNMDSMINRYTADKKIRSDDAYTPGGLAGKRPDRASLVYSQRCKEAYKNVPIVLGGIEASLRRIAHYDYWQDRVRNSILIDACADILLYGNAERAIVEVAQRLSYGHKIEDITDVRGTAFIRRDTPQGWYEVDSTRIDRPGKIDKIINPYVNTQDTQACAIEQEKGPVEDPEEAKVVQILASPRMTRDKTVIRLPSVEKVRGDAVLYAHANRVLHLETNPGNARALVQKHGEVDVWFNPPPIPMTTEEMDYVFGMPYARVPHPAYGKEKIPAYDMIRFSVNIMRGCFGGCTFCSITEHEGRIIQNRSEESIIREIEEIRDKVPGFTGVISDLGGPTANMYRIACKSPEIESACRKPSCVFPGICPNLNTDHSSLIQLYRSARALPGVKKILIASGLRYDLAVESPEYVKELVTHHVGGYLKIAPEHTEEGPLNQMMKPGIGSYDKFKRMFEKYSKEAGKEQYLIPYFIAAHPGTTDEDMMNLALWLKGNGFRADQVQAFYPSPMATATAMYHSGKNPLRKVTYKSDAVTIVKSEEQRRLHKAFLRYHDPKGWPMLREALTRMGRADLIGPGKNQLIPLHQPATDSYQSARRKNSTPAGSHKVAGEKTTKILTQHTGLPPRASDGGNPWDKREQAKAAAFARNQQAAKERKDAAKGKGPKPARKPVVPR